The proteins below come from a single Aegilops tauschii subsp. strangulata cultivar AL8/78 chromosome 6, Aet v6.0, whole genome shotgun sequence genomic window:
- the LOC109731650 gene encoding F-box/FBD/LRR-repeat protein At5g56420-like: MNQSGGRRRNKSARNGRHRRNLNATQKATRNEAAASNASEDRFSKLPNDLLLNILERVDTLDAIRTSVLSKRMLKLPTMLSQFFLSISSIKYDHDKMPQINRAVAHVTDSILGTRNPEITIRNLKIRFILMDHDSLTIGRSVAHAMATQKVEAAEFEIITEKAYSDSTPADLLQSAKLFNNFVGACPDAFAGLRRLWLRNMRFGEQDIPNILSTCKLLESLRLTHCDSGIYSVLQVEHAQLIELEVDLGKFERVELICLPKLQRVSYNNWCSSEHPVYFGLVPQLSRLSLTKVGVHSDKILELSQLLADVHSISDLHLDFQSEKIWVLPECPKMLKPVLSKLQHVNLDNLPEGCDLAWTMFIIEAAPSLKELCITVWDHWCIMMTNKEFRKKYGYCEKADVKWKLYAPDFKHKTLAKLTIYGFQPNDNFKRYIRCVVEHAVNITEISLYDRKLCGRCGDKVYQSRYPRTAEERKRTAEGLGLASPAVIHFRS; encoded by the exons ATGAACCAAAGCGGTGGCCGCAGACGCAAT AAATCAGCTCGCAATGGTCGTCACAGGCGTAAT CTAAATGCAACGCAAAAAGCAACTCGCAACGAAGCCGCTGCTAGCAACGCAAGCGAAGACAGGTTTAGCAAGCTGCCCAATGACCTTCTGCTCAACATTCTGGAGAGGGTGGACACGCTCGACGCTATAAGGACCTCTGTCCTCTCGAAGCGAATGCTGAAGCTCCCCACCATGCTCTCACAGTTCTTCCTAAGTATTAGTTCCATCAAATATGACCATGATAAAATGCCCCAAATCAACCGTGCCGTGGCTCATGTAACTGATAGCATCTTGGGCACGAGGAACCCGGAAATCACCATCCGCAATCTCAAAATCAGATTCATTTTGATGGATCATGACTCTCTCACCATTGGAAGATCTGTCGCCCACGCCATGGCAACCCAGAAGGTTGAAGCAGCTGAGTTTGAGATTATAACGGAGAAGGCTTATAGTGACAGCACTCCTGCcgatctcctccaatctgctaaGCTGTTCAATAATTTTGTTGGTGCTTGTCCGGATGCGTTTGCTGGCCTCAGGCGCCTGTGGCTGCGTAATATGAGGTTCGGTGAACAGGACATCCCAAACATCCTCAGCACTTGCAAGCTCTTGGAGTCTTTGCGTTTAACCCATTGCGACTCAGGGATCTATTCTGTGCTGCAAGTAGAACATGCTCAACTTATTGAGCTCGAGGTTGACCTTGGGAAATTTGAGAGAGTTGAGCTGATATGTCTACCCAAACTCCAGCGGGTGAGCTATAATAATTGGTGCTCTTCTGAACATCCTGTGTATTTTGGTCTTGTACCACAGCTTTCAAGGCTGAGCCTCACTAAAGTTGGCGTCCATTCTGATAAGATTCTTGAGTTAAGTCAGCTTCTTGCTGATGTTCATTCCATAAGTGATCTGCATCTGGATTTTCAAAGTGAAAAG ATTTGGGTTTTACCAGAATGCCCGAAAATGCTCAAGCCTGTGCTCAGCAAACTACAGCATGTGAATCTGGACAATCTTCCTGAAGGATGTGATTTAGCTTGGACAATGTTTATTATTGAAGCTGCACCCTCCCTAAAAGAGCTGTGCATTACAGTATGGGATCATTGGTGCATAATGATGACAAACAAAGAGTTCCGGAAGAAATATGGTTACTGCGAAAAGGCAGACGTGAAGTGGAAGCTATATGCTCCTGATTTCAAGCACAAGACTCTGGCTAAGCTCACCATCTACGGCTTCCAACCCAACGACAATTTTAAGCGATACATCAGATGTGTTGTGGAACATGCGGTTAATATAACAGAGATATCTCTGTACGACAGGAAGCTGTGTGGGCGTTGTGGTGACAAGGTTTACCAATCAAGATATCCACGGACTGCCGAGGAGAGGAAACGAACAGCTGAGGGGTTGGGTTTGGCTTCGCCTGCTGTGATTCACTTCCGGTCCTAA